One part of the Arabidopsis thaliana chromosome 1 sequence genome encodes these proteins:
- the CAT3 gene encoding catalase 3, whose product MKFIYNPTLRHVTVCVIKSKAFLANNGRKTTRVGMDHPDPIRKRVLICFGLRQKIRAFYQINQLYRPSSAYNAPFYTTNGGAPVSNNISSLTIGERGPVLLEDYHLIEKVANFTRERIPERVVHARGISAKGFFEVTHDISNLTCADFLRAPGVQTPVIVRFSTVVHERASPETMRDIRGFAVKFYTREGNFDLVGNNTPVFFIRDGIQFPDVVHALKPNPKTNIQEYWRILDYMSHLPESLLTWCWMFDDVGIPQDYRHMEGFGVHTYTLIAKSGKVLFVKFHWKPTCGIKNLTDEEAKVVGGANHSHATKDLHDAIASGNYPEWKLFIQTMDPADEDKFDFDPLDVTKIWPEDILPLQPVGRLVLNRTIDNFFNETEQLAFNPGLVVPGIYYSDDKLLQCRIFAYGDTQRHRLGPNYLQLPVNAPKCAHHNNHHEGFMNFMHRDEEINYYPSKFDPVRCAEKVPTPTNSYTGIRTKCVIKKENNFKQAGDRYRSWAPDRQDRFVKRWVEILSEPRLTHEIRGIWISYWSQADRSLGQKLASRLNVRPSI is encoded by the exons atgaaatttatctACAACCCTACTCTCCGACATGTTACTGTTTGCGTCATCAAATCTAAAGCCTTTTTGGCAAATAATGGTCGGAAGACTACTCGTGTCGGGATGGACCACCCGGATCCGATCAGGAAACGGGTTTTGATATGTTTCGGGTTACGACAAAAAATTAGGGCTTTTTATCAAATCAATCAGTTG TATCGTCCTTCAAGCGCGTACAACGCCCCATTCTACACCACAAACGGTGGTGCTCCAGTCTCCAACAACATCTCTTCCCTCACCATCGGAGAAAGAG GTCCGGTTCTTCTTGAGGATTATCATTTGATCGAGAAGGTTGCTAATTTCACCAGAGAGAGGATCCCTGAGAGAGTGGTTCATGCTAGAGGAATCAGTGCTAAGGGTTTCTTTGAAGTCACCCATGACATTTCAAACCTCACTTGTGCTGATTTTCTCAGAGCCCCTGGTGTTCAAACTCCGGTTATTGTCCGTTTCTCCACCGTTGTCCACGAACGTGCCAGTCCTGAAACCATGAGGGATATTCGTGGTTTTGCTGTCAAGTTTTACACCAGAGAG GGAAACTTTGATCTTGTTGGGAACAACACTCCGGTGTTCTTCATCCGTGATGGGATTCAGTTCCCGGATGTTGTCCACGCGTTGAAACCTAACCCGAAAACAAACATCCAAGAGTACTGGAGGATTCTGGACTACATGTCCCACTTGCCTGAGAGTTTGCTCACATGGTGCTGGATGTTTGATGATGTTGGTATTCCACAAGATTACAGGCACATGGAGGGTTTCGGTGTCCACACCTACACTCTTATTGCCAAATCTGGAAAAGTTCTCTTTGTGAAGTTCCACTGGAAACCAACTTGTGGGATCAAGAATCTGACTGATGAAGAGGCCAAGGTTGTTGGAGGAGCCAATCACAGCCACGCCACTAAGGATCTCCACGATGCCATTGCATCTGGCAACTACCCCGAGTGGAAACTTTTCATCCAGACCATGGATCCTGCAGATGAGGATAAGTTTGACTTTGACCCACTTGATGTGACCAAGATCTGGCCTGAGGATATTTTGCCTCTGCAACCGGTTGGTCGCTTGGTTCTGAACAGGACCATTGACAATTTCTTCAATGAAACTGAGCAGCTTGCGTTCAACCCGGGTCTTGTGGTTCCTGGAATCTACTACTCAGACGACAAGCTGCTCCAGTGTAGGATCTTTGCTTATGGTGACACTCAGAGACATCGCCTTGGACCGAATTATTTGCAGCTTCCAGTCAATGCTCCCAAATGTGCTCACCACAACAATCACCATGAAGGTTTTATGAACTTCATGCACAGAGATGAGGAG ATCAATTACTACCCCTCAAAGTTTGATCCTGTCCGCTGCGCTGAGAAAGTTCCCACCCCTACAAACTCCTACACTGGAATTCGAACAAAG TGCGTCATCAAGAAAGAGAACAACTTCAAACAGGCTGGAGACAGGTACAGATCATGGGCACCAGACAGGCAAGACAGGTTTGTTAAGAGATGGGTGGAGATTCTATCGGAGCCACGTCTCACCCACGAGATCCGCGGCATCTGGATCTCTTACTGGTCTCAG GCTGATCGATCCTTGGGACAGAAACTTGCAAGCCGTCTGAACGTGAGGCCAAGCATCTAG
- the CAT3 gene encoding catalase 3 (catalase 3 (CAT3); FUNCTIONS IN: catalase activity, cobalt ion binding; INVOLVED IN: in 7 processes; LOCATED IN: in 9 components; EXPRESSED IN: 29 plant structures; EXPRESSED DURING: 17 growth stages; CONTAINS InterPro DOMAIN/s: Catalase (InterPro:IPR002226), Catalase related subgroup (InterPro:IPR018028), Catalase-like domain, haem-dependent (InterPro:IPR020835), Catalase, N-terminal (InterPro:IPR011614); BEST Arabidopsis thaliana protein match is: catalase 2 (TAIR:AT4G35090.1); Has 35333 Blast hits to 34131 proteins in 2444 species: Archae - 798; Bacteria - 22429; Metazoa - 974; Fungi - 991; Plants - 531; Viruses - 0; Other Eukaryotes - 9610 (source: NCBI BLink).) translates to MDPYKYRPSSAYNAPFYTTNGGAPVSNNISSLTIGERGPVLLEDYHLIEKVANFTRERIPERVVHARGISAKGFFEVTHDISNLTCADFLRAPGVQTPVIVRFSTVVHERASPETMRDIRGFAVKFYTREGNFDLVGNNTPVFFIRDGIQFPDVVHALKPNPKTNIQEYWRILDYMSHLPESLLTWCWMFDDVGIPQDYRHMEGFGVHTYTLIAKSGKVLFVKFHWKPTCGIKNLTDEEAKVVGGANHSHATKDLHDAIASGNYPEWKLFIQTMDPADEDKFDFDPLDVTKIWPEDILPLQPVGRLVLNRTIDNFFNETEQLAFNPGLVVPGIYYSDDKLLQCRIFAYGDTQRHRLGPNYLQLPVNAPKCAHHNNHHEGFMNFMHRDEEINYYPSKFDPVRCAEKVPTPTNSYTGIRTKVRFLPCLL, encoded by the exons ATGGATCCTTACAAG TATCGTCCTTCAAGCGCGTACAACGCCCCATTCTACACCACAAACGGTGGTGCTCCAGTCTCCAACAACATCTCTTCCCTCACCATCGGAGAAAGAG GTCCGGTTCTTCTTGAGGATTATCATTTGATCGAGAAGGTTGCTAATTTCACCAGAGAGAGGATCCCTGAGAGAGTGGTTCATGCTAGAGGAATCAGTGCTAAGGGTTTCTTTGAAGTCACCCATGACATTTCAAACCTCACTTGTGCTGATTTTCTCAGAGCCCCTGGTGTTCAAACTCCGGTTATTGTCCGTTTCTCCACCGTTGTCCACGAACGTGCCAGTCCTGAAACCATGAGGGATATTCGTGGTTTTGCTGTCAAGTTTTACACCAGAGAG GGAAACTTTGATCTTGTTGGGAACAACACTCCGGTGTTCTTCATCCGTGATGGGATTCAGTTCCCGGATGTTGTCCACGCGTTGAAACCTAACCCGAAAACAAACATCCAAGAGTACTGGAGGATTCTGGACTACATGTCCCACTTGCCTGAGAGTTTGCTCACATGGTGCTGGATGTTTGATGATGTTGGTATTCCACAAGATTACAGGCACATGGAGGGTTTCGGTGTCCACACCTACACTCTTATTGCCAAATCTGGAAAAGTTCTCTTTGTGAAGTTCCACTGGAAACCAACTTGTGGGATCAAGAATCTGACTGATGAAGAGGCCAAGGTTGTTGGAGGAGCCAATCACAGCCACGCCACTAAGGATCTCCACGATGCCATTGCATCTGGCAACTACCCCGAGTGGAAACTTTTCATCCAGACCATGGATCCTGCAGATGAGGATAAGTTTGACTTTGACCCACTTGATGTGACCAAGATCTGGCCTGAGGATATTTTGCCTCTGCAACCGGTTGGTCGCTTGGTTCTGAACAGGACCATTGACAATTTCTTCAATGAAACTGAGCAGCTTGCGTTCAACCCGGGTCTTGTGGTTCCTGGAATCTACTACTCAGACGACAAGCTGCTCCAGTGTAGGATCTTTGCTTATGGTGACACTCAGAGACATCGCCTTGGACCGAATTATTTGCAGCTTCCAGTCAATGCTCCCAAATGTGCTCACCACAACAATCACCATGAAGGTTTTATGAACTTCATGCACAGAGATGAGGAG ATCAATTACTACCCCTCAAAGTTTGATCCTGTCCGCTGCGCTGAGAAAGTTCCCACCCCTACAAACTCCTACACTGGAATTCGAACAAAGGTCCGATTCCTGCCATGCCTTCTCTAA
- the CAT3 gene encoding catalase 3, which produces MRDIRGFAVKFYTREGNFDLVGNNTPVFFIRDGIQFPDVVHALKPNPKTNIQEYWRILDYMSHLPESLLTWCWMFDDVGIPQDYRHMEGFGVHTYTLIAKSGKVLFVKFHWKPTCGIKNLTDEEAKVVGGANHSHATKDLHDAIASGNYPEWKLFIQTMDPADEDKFDFDPLDVTKIWPEDILPLQPVGRLVLNRTIDNFFNETEQLAFNPGLVVPGIYYSDDKLLQCRIFAYGDTQRHRLGPNYLQLPVNAPKCAHHNNHHEGFMNFMHRDEEVRLSTPLELPLLVFLLGIKILIWFVLFTDQLLPLKV; this is translated from the exons ATGAGGGATATTCGTGGTTTTGCTGTCAAGTTTTACACCAGAGAG GGAAACTTTGATCTTGTTGGGAACAACACTCCGGTGTTCTTCATCCGTGATGGGATTCAGTTCCCGGATGTTGTCCACGCGTTGAAACCTAACCCGAAAACAAACATCCAAGAGTACTGGAGGATTCTGGACTACATGTCCCACTTGCCTGAGAGTTTGCTCACATGGTGCTGGATGTTTGATGATGTTGGTATTCCACAAGATTACAGGCACATGGAGGGTTTCGGTGTCCACACCTACACTCTTATTGCCAAATCTGGAAAAGTTCTCTTTGTGAAGTTCCACTGGAAACCAACTTGTGGGATCAAGAATCTGACTGATGAAGAGGCCAAGGTTGTTGGAGGAGCCAATCACAGCCACGCCACTAAGGATCTCCACGATGCCATTGCATCTGGCAACTACCCCGAGTGGAAACTTTTCATCCAGACCATGGATCCTGCAGATGAGGATAAGTTTGACTTTGACCCACTTGATGTGACCAAGATCTGGCCTGAGGATATTTTGCCTCTGCAACCGGTTGGTCGCTTGGTTCTGAACAGGACCATTGACAATTTCTTCAATGAAACTGAGCAGCTTGCGTTCAACCCGGGTCTTGTGGTTCCTGGAATCTACTACTCAGACGACAAGCTGCTCCAGTGTAGGATCTTTGCTTATGGTGACACTCAGAGACATCGCCTTGGACCGAATTATTTGCAGCTTCCAGTCAATGCTCCCAAATGTGCTCACCACAACAATCACCATGAAGGTTTTATGAACTTCATGCACAGAGATGAGGAGGTACGTCTTAGTACACCACTTGAGCTACCATTGTTAGTCTTTTTACTTGGAATCAAAATTCTCATTTGGTTTGTACTTTTTACAGATCAATTACTACCCCTCAAAGTTTGA
- the CAT3 gene encoding catalase 3 (catalase 3 (CAT3); FUNCTIONS IN: catalase activity, cobalt ion binding; INVOLVED IN: in 7 processes; LOCATED IN: in 9 components; EXPRESSED IN: 29 plant structures; EXPRESSED DURING: 17 growth stages; CONTAINS InterPro DOMAIN/s: Catalase-like domain, haem-dependent (InterPro:IPR020835), Catalase related subgroup (InterPro:IPR018028), Catalase (InterPro:IPR002226), Catalase, N-terminal (InterPro:IPR011614), Catalase-related immune responsive (InterPro:IPR010582); BEST Arabidopsis thaliana protein match is: catalase 1 (TAIR:AT1G20630.1); Has 30201 Blast hits to 17322 proteins in 780 species: Archae - 12; Bacteria - 1396; Metazoa - 17338; Fungi - 3422; Plants - 5037; Viruses - 0; Other Eukaryotes - 2996 (source: NCBI BLink).), which translates to MRDIRGFAVKFYTREGNFDLVGNNTPVFFIRDGIQFPDVVHALKPNPKTNIQEYWRILDYMSHLPESLLTWCWMFDDVGIPQDYRHMEGFGVHTYTLIAKSGKVLFVKFHWKPTCGIKNLTDEEAKVVGGANHSHATKDLHDAIASGNYPEWKLFIQTMDPADEDKFDFDPLDVTKIWPEDILPLQPVGRLVLNRTIDNFFNETEQLAFNPGLVVPGIYYSDDKLLQCRIFAYGDTQRHRLGPNYLQLPVNAPKCAHHNNHHEGFMNFMHRDEEINYYPSKFDPVRCAEKVPTPTNSYTGIRTKCVIKKENNFKQAGDRYRSWAPDRQDRFVKRWVEILSEPRLTHEIRGIWISYWSQADRSLGQKLASRLNVRPSI; encoded by the exons ATGAGGGATATTCGTGGTTTTGCTGTCAAGTTTTACACCAGAGAG GGAAACTTTGATCTTGTTGGGAACAACACTCCGGTGTTCTTCATCCGTGATGGGATTCAGTTCCCGGATGTTGTCCACGCGTTGAAACCTAACCCGAAAACAAACATCCAAGAGTACTGGAGGATTCTGGACTACATGTCCCACTTGCCTGAGAGTTTGCTCACATGGTGCTGGATGTTTGATGATGTTGGTATTCCACAAGATTACAGGCACATGGAGGGTTTCGGTGTCCACACCTACACTCTTATTGCCAAATCTGGAAAAGTTCTCTTTGTGAAGTTCCACTGGAAACCAACTTGTGGGATCAAGAATCTGACTGATGAAGAGGCCAAGGTTGTTGGAGGAGCCAATCACAGCCACGCCACTAAGGATCTCCACGATGCCATTGCATCTGGCAACTACCCCGAGTGGAAACTTTTCATCCAGACCATGGATCCTGCAGATGAGGATAAGTTTGACTTTGACCCACTTGATGTGACCAAGATCTGGCCTGAGGATATTTTGCCTCTGCAACCGGTTGGTCGCTTGGTTCTGAACAGGACCATTGACAATTTCTTCAATGAAACTGAGCAGCTTGCGTTCAACCCGGGTCTTGTGGTTCCTGGAATCTACTACTCAGACGACAAGCTGCTCCAGTGTAGGATCTTTGCTTATGGTGACACTCAGAGACATCGCCTTGGACCGAATTATTTGCAGCTTCCAGTCAATGCTCCCAAATGTGCTCACCACAACAATCACCATGAAGGTTTTATGAACTTCATGCACAGAGATGAGGAG ATCAATTACTACCCCTCAAAGTTTGATCCTGTCCGCTGCGCTGAGAAAGTTCCCACCCCTACAAACTCCTACACTGGAATTCGAACAAAG TGCGTCATCAAGAAAGAGAACAACTTCAAACAGGCTGGAGACAGGTACAGATCATGGGCACCAGACAGGCAAGACAGGTTTGTTAAGAGATGGGTGGAGATTCTATCGGAGCCACGTCTCACCCACGAGATCCGCGGCATCTGGATCTCTTACTGGTCTCAG GCTGATCGATCCTTGGGACAGAAACTTGCAAGCCGTCTGAACGTGAGGCCAAGCATCTAG
- the CAT3 gene encoding catalase 3 (catalase 3 (CAT3); FUNCTIONS IN: catalase activity, cobalt ion binding; INVOLVED IN: in 7 processes; LOCATED IN: in 9 components; EXPRESSED IN: 29 plant structures; EXPRESSED DURING: 17 growth stages; CONTAINS InterPro DOMAIN/s: Catalase-like domain, haem-dependent (InterPro:IPR020835), Catalase related subgroup (InterPro:IPR018028), Catalase (InterPro:IPR002226), Catalase, N-terminal (InterPro:IPR011614), Catalase-related immune responsive (InterPro:IPR010582); BEST Arabidopsis thaliana protein match is: catalase 2 (TAIR:AT4G35090.1); Has 35333 Blast hits to 34131 proteins in 2444 species: Archae - 798; Bacteria - 22429; Metazoa - 974; Fungi - 991; Plants - 531; Viruses - 0; Other Eukaryotes - 9610 (source: NCBI BLink).): MDPYKYRPSSAYNAPFYTTNGGAPVSNNISSLTIGERGPVLLEDYHLIEKVANFTRERIPERVVHARGISAKGFFEVTHDISNLTCADFLRAPGVQTPVIVRFSTVVHERASPETMRDIRGFAVKFYTREGNFDLVGNNTPVFFIRDGIQFPDVVHALKPNPKTNIQEYWRILDYMSHLPESLLTWCWMFDDVGIPQDYRHMEGFGVHTYTLIAKSGKVLFVKFHWKPTCGIKNLTDEEAKVVGGANHSHATKDLHDAIASGNYPEWKLFIQTMDPADEDKFDFDPLDVTKIWPEDILPLQPVGRLVLNRTIDNFFNETEQLAFNPGLVVPGIYYSDDKLLQCRIFAYGDTQRHRLGPNYLQLPVNAPKCAHHNNHHEGFMNFMHRDEEINYYPSKFDPVRCAEKVPTPTNSYTGIRTKCVIKKENNFKQAGDRYRSWAPDRQDRFVKRWVEILSEPRLTHEIRGIWISYWSQKLASRLNVRPSI, translated from the exons ATGGATCCTTACAAG TATCGTCCTTCAAGCGCGTACAACGCCCCATTCTACACCACAAACGGTGGTGCTCCAGTCTCCAACAACATCTCTTCCCTCACCATCGGAGAAAGAG GTCCGGTTCTTCTTGAGGATTATCATTTGATCGAGAAGGTTGCTAATTTCACCAGAGAGAGGATCCCTGAGAGAGTGGTTCATGCTAGAGGAATCAGTGCTAAGGGTTTCTTTGAAGTCACCCATGACATTTCAAACCTCACTTGTGCTGATTTTCTCAGAGCCCCTGGTGTTCAAACTCCGGTTATTGTCCGTTTCTCCACCGTTGTCCACGAACGTGCCAGTCCTGAAACCATGAGGGATATTCGTGGTTTTGCTGTCAAGTTTTACACCAGAGAG GGAAACTTTGATCTTGTTGGGAACAACACTCCGGTGTTCTTCATCCGTGATGGGATTCAGTTCCCGGATGTTGTCCACGCGTTGAAACCTAACCCGAAAACAAACATCCAAGAGTACTGGAGGATTCTGGACTACATGTCCCACTTGCCTGAGAGTTTGCTCACATGGTGCTGGATGTTTGATGATGTTGGTATTCCACAAGATTACAGGCACATGGAGGGTTTCGGTGTCCACACCTACACTCTTATTGCCAAATCTGGAAAAGTTCTCTTTGTGAAGTTCCACTGGAAACCAACTTGTGGGATCAAGAATCTGACTGATGAAGAGGCCAAGGTTGTTGGAGGAGCCAATCACAGCCACGCCACTAAGGATCTCCACGATGCCATTGCATCTGGCAACTACCCCGAGTGGAAACTTTTCATCCAGACCATGGATCCTGCAGATGAGGATAAGTTTGACTTTGACCCACTTGATGTGACCAAGATCTGGCCTGAGGATATTTTGCCTCTGCAACCGGTTGGTCGCTTGGTTCTGAACAGGACCATTGACAATTTCTTCAATGAAACTGAGCAGCTTGCGTTCAACCCGGGTCTTGTGGTTCCTGGAATCTACTACTCAGACGACAAGCTGCTCCAGTGTAGGATCTTTGCTTATGGTGACACTCAGAGACATCGCCTTGGACCGAATTATTTGCAGCTTCCAGTCAATGCTCCCAAATGTGCTCACCACAACAATCACCATGAAGGTTTTATGAACTTCATGCACAGAGATGAGGAG ATCAATTACTACCCCTCAAAGTTTGATCCTGTCCGCTGCGCTGAGAAAGTTCCCACCCCTACAAACTCCTACACTGGAATTCGAACAAAG TGCGTCATCAAGAAAGAGAACAACTTCAAACAGGCTGGAGACAGGTACAGATCATGGGCACCAGACAGGCAAGACAGGTTTGTTAAGAGATGGGTGGAGATTCTATCGGAGCCACGTCTCACCCACGAGATCCGCGGCATCTGGATCTCTTACTGGTCTCAG AAACTTGCAAGCCGTCTGAACGTGAGGCCAAGCATCTAG
- the CAT3 gene encoding catalase 3 (catalase 3 (CAT3); FUNCTIONS IN: catalase activity, cobalt ion binding; INVOLVED IN: in 7 processes; LOCATED IN: in 11 components; EXPRESSED IN: 29 plant structures; EXPRESSED DURING: 17 growth stages; CONTAINS InterPro DOMAIN/s: Catalase-like domain, haem-dependent (InterPro:IPR020835), Catalase related subgroup (InterPro:IPR018028), Catalase (InterPro:IPR002226), Catalase, N-terminal (InterPro:IPR011614), Catalase-related immune responsive (InterPro:IPR010582); BEST Arabidopsis thaliana protein match is: catalase 2 (TAIR:AT4G35090.1); Has 6176 Blast hits to 6156 proteins in 1860 species: Archae - 22; Bacteria - 4351; Metazoa - 678; Fungi - 546; Plants - 456; Viruses - 0; Other Eukaryotes - 123 (source: NCBI BLink).), with amino-acid sequence MDPYKYRPSSAYNAPFYTTNGGAPVSNNISSLTIGERGPVLLEDYHLIEKVANFTRERIPERVVHARGISAKGFFEVTHDISNLTCADFLRAPGVQTPVIVRFSTVVHERASPETMRDIRGFAVKFYTREGNFDLVGNNTPVFFIRDGIQFPDVVHALKPNPKTNIQEYWRILDYMSHLPESLLTWCWMFDDVGIPQDYRHMEGFGVHTYTLIAKSGKVLFVKFHWKPTCGIKNLTDEEAKVVGGANHSHATKDLHDAIASGNYPEWKLFIQTMDPADEDKFDFDPLDVTKIWPEDILPLQPVGRLVLNRTIDNFFNETEQLAFNPGLVVPGIYYSDDKLLQCRIFAYGDTQRHRLGPNYLQLPVNAPKCAHHNNHHEGFMNFMHRDEEINYYPSKFDPVRCAEKVPTPTNSYTGIRTKCVIKKENNFKQAGDRYRSWAPDRQDRFVKRWVEILSEPRLTHEIRGIWISYWSQADRSLGQKLASRLNVRPSI; translated from the exons ATGGATCCTTACAAG TATCGTCCTTCAAGCGCGTACAACGCCCCATTCTACACCACAAACGGTGGTGCTCCAGTCTCCAACAACATCTCTTCCCTCACCATCGGAGAAAGAG GTCCGGTTCTTCTTGAGGATTATCATTTGATCGAGAAGGTTGCTAATTTCACCAGAGAGAGGATCCCTGAGAGAGTGGTTCATGCTAGAGGAATCAGTGCTAAGGGTTTCTTTGAAGTCACCCATGACATTTCAAACCTCACTTGTGCTGATTTTCTCAGAGCCCCTGGTGTTCAAACTCCGGTTATTGTCCGTTTCTCCACCGTTGTCCACGAACGTGCCAGTCCTGAAACCATGAGGGATATTCGTGGTTTTGCTGTCAAGTTTTACACCAGAGAG GGAAACTTTGATCTTGTTGGGAACAACACTCCGGTGTTCTTCATCCGTGATGGGATTCAGTTCCCGGATGTTGTCCACGCGTTGAAACCTAACCCGAAAACAAACATCCAAGAGTACTGGAGGATTCTGGACTACATGTCCCACTTGCCTGAGAGTTTGCTCACATGGTGCTGGATGTTTGATGATGTTGGTATTCCACAAGATTACAGGCACATGGAGGGTTTCGGTGTCCACACCTACACTCTTATTGCCAAATCTGGAAAAGTTCTCTTTGTGAAGTTCCACTGGAAACCAACTTGTGGGATCAAGAATCTGACTGATGAAGAGGCCAAGGTTGTTGGAGGAGCCAATCACAGCCACGCCACTAAGGATCTCCACGATGCCATTGCATCTGGCAACTACCCCGAGTGGAAACTTTTCATCCAGACCATGGATCCTGCAGATGAGGATAAGTTTGACTTTGACCCACTTGATGTGACCAAGATCTGGCCTGAGGATATTTTGCCTCTGCAACCGGTTGGTCGCTTGGTTCTGAACAGGACCATTGACAATTTCTTCAATGAAACTGAGCAGCTTGCGTTCAACCCGGGTCTTGTGGTTCCTGGAATCTACTACTCAGACGACAAGCTGCTCCAGTGTAGGATCTTTGCTTATGGTGACACTCAGAGACATCGCCTTGGACCGAATTATTTGCAGCTTCCAGTCAATGCTCCCAAATGTGCTCACCACAACAATCACCATGAAGGTTTTATGAACTTCATGCACAGAGATGAGGAG ATCAATTACTACCCCTCAAAGTTTGATCCTGTCCGCTGCGCTGAGAAAGTTCCCACCCCTACAAACTCCTACACTGGAATTCGAACAAAG TGCGTCATCAAGAAAGAGAACAACTTCAAACAGGCTGGAGACAGGTACAGATCATGGGCACCAGACAGGCAAGACAGGTTTGTTAAGAGATGGGTGGAGATTCTATCGGAGCCACGTCTCACCCACGAGATCCGCGGCATCTGGATCTCTTACTGGTCTCAG GCTGATCGATCCTTGGGACAGAAACTTGCAAGCCGTCTGAACGTGAGGCCAAGCATCTAG